The proteins below come from a single Eubacterium limosum genomic window:
- the queA gene encoding tRNA preQ1(34) S-adenosylmethionine ribosyltransferase-isomerase QueA yields the protein METLTTKDFYYDLPEELIAQTPEKKRDASRLMVLNRMEGSIQDRHFHDIIDYLAEDDLLVMNNTKVLPARIFGKKEETGGKVELLLLKRLDDKTWETMVKPGKKAMPGTRLVFGDKLKGEIKDKIEGGLRIIEFEYNGIFEEIIGELGTMPLPPYIHEVLEDQERYQTVYAKYTGSAAAPTAGLHFTEELLDELHRKGVRTAEVTLHVGIGTFRPVKCDNILDHHMHEETYQVPEETAKLIEETRKKGGRVVAVGTTSVRTLESAAARFDGKVQACEGSTDIFIYPGYKWQVVDALITNFHLPESTLLMLVSSFYNREAVLKAYQHAIDARYRFFSFGDAMFIY from the coding sequence TTGGAAACACTAACGACAAAGGATTTTTATTATGACCTGCCTGAAGAGCTTATTGCTCAGACGCCTGAAAAGAAAAGAGACGCGTCGAGACTGATGGTGCTCAACCGTATGGAGGGAAGTATTCAGGACCGTCATTTCCACGATATTATCGATTATTTGGCTGAGGACGACCTGCTAGTTATGAATAATACAAAGGTGCTGCCTGCGCGGATTTTTGGTAAAAAAGAAGAAACCGGGGGCAAGGTCGAGCTGCTGCTGCTCAAACGGCTGGACGATAAAACTTGGGAAACCATGGTAAAGCCAGGAAAAAAGGCAATGCCCGGTACGCGTCTGGTCTTTGGGGACAAGCTTAAGGGTGAGATTAAAGATAAGATAGAGGGCGGTCTCAGAATCATTGAATTTGAATATAATGGCATCTTTGAGGAGATTATCGGGGAGCTGGGAACCATGCCGCTTCCGCCGTATATCCATGAGGTTTTAGAGGATCAGGAGCGCTATCAGACCGTTTACGCCAAGTACACAGGTTCCGCTGCCGCACCAACTGCCGGTCTGCATTTTACAGAGGAGCTGCTGGATGAGCTCCACAGAAAAGGCGTCAGGACTGCTGAGGTTACACTGCATGTGGGGATCGGGACCTTTCGTCCCGTAAAATGTGATAATATACTGGATCACCATATGCATGAAGAAACCTACCAGGTGCCCGAAGAAACGGCAAAGCTCATTGAGGAGACCCGGAAAAAGGGCGGGCGAGTCGTTGCTGTTGGCACGACATCTGTCAGAACTTTGGAGAGTGCCGCAGCCCGCTTTGATGGAAAGGTTCAGGCATGTGAAGGATCGACAGATATTTTTATCTATCCAGGCTACAAGTGGCAGGTGGTTGATGCGTTGATTACAAATTTTCATCTTCCGGAGTCCACACTGCTGATGCTGGTATCCTCTTTTTACAATCGCGAAGCGGTCTTGAAGGCCTATCAGCACGCTATTGACGCGCGTTACCGTTTTTTCAGCTTTGGTGACGCCATGTTTATTTATTAG
- a CDS encoding acetolactate decarboxylase, with protein sequence MSTIYQFSTFETFKNRGFDGCGSVKELLEHGDIGFGTYHALDGEMIILEGVSYKADGDCCIQRADENDRTPFATISDFKPDTYIEMGEFTDMSDLCRQLDEQMKSQIYERCFIGRLDGRFKAIEIHSVWPVERPYEALDEIVGRQKCVTLKGITGTLVGVRCPEWAEGKNFVGWHFHFLSKDHEWGGHVNQVSGDQLTGRFKICNQIECIDHH encoded by the coding sequence ATGAGTACGATTTATCAGTTTTCGACTTTTGAGACGTTTAAAAATCGTGGTTTTGACGGCTGCGGCAGCGTTAAGGAACTCCTTGAGCATGGCGATATCGGATTTGGAACCTACCATGCCCTGGATGGAGAGATGATCATCCTGGAGGGGGTGTCCTACAAAGCTGACGGTGACTGTTGCATCCAGAGAGCGGACGAGAATGACCGGACACCCTTTGCCACAATCTCAGATTTTAAACCGGATACTTATATTGAAATGGGCGAATTTACCGATATGAGTGACCTGTGCAGACAGCTGGATGAGCAGATGAAGTCCCAAATTTATGAGCGATGCTTTATCGGGCGTTTGGATGGCAGGTTTAAGGCAATAGAAATCCACAGTGTCTGGCCGGTAGAAAGGCCCTATGAGGCGCTTGATGAAATTGTTGGACGGCAGAAATGTGTGACACTTAAAGGGATTACCGGAACCCTTGTCGGCGTCCGCTGCCCGGAGTGGGCAGAAGGAAAAAACTTCGTCGGATGGCATTTTCATTTTTTATCAAAGGACCACGAATGGGGCGGCCATGTGAACCAGGTAAGCGGAGATCAGCTCACAGGGCGCTTTAAAATTTGTAATCAAATCGAGTGCATAGACCATCACTGA
- the ruvA gene encoding Holliday junction branch migration protein RuvA: MFEYIKGNYEEQASDYIVVDHQGMGYRINVSANTMSELPKLHKEVKVYIHPAFKEDDVTLYGFSSKEEREIFRTIITISGIGPKAAMGLLSQFTRDELIRYIVNEDAKAISRAPGIGQKTANRIILELKDKYKNFAFADSAETGAIENLREADNLFNEAVNGLLGLGYGYAEASELVEKIIQPGMGIEDILKNALMSANPLGR, encoded by the coding sequence GTGTTTGAGTATATAAAAGGCAATTATGAGGAGCAGGCGTCAGACTACATCGTTGTGGACCATCAGGGGATGGGGTATCGGATCAATGTTTCCGCAAACACGATGTCTGAGCTTCCAAAATTACACAAGGAAGTAAAAGTCTATATCCATCCGGCGTTTAAGGAAGATGATGTAACACTCTACGGCTTCTCGTCAAAAGAGGAGCGTGAGATTTTCAGAACCATCATCACCATTTCCGGTATCGGGCCAAAAGCAGCGATGGGGCTGTTATCGCAGTTTACCAGGGATGAGCTGATTCGTTACATTGTCAATGAGGACGCCAAGGCGATCTCGCGGGCGCCGGGAATTGGACAAAAAACAGCCAATCGAATCATTCTGGAGCTTAAGGATAAATACAAGAATTTTGCATTTGCAGATTCGGCAGAAACGGGAGCCATCGAAAATCTCAGAGAGGCAGACAACCTCTTTAATGAAGCGGTTAACGGGCTGCTGGGATTGGGCTATGGCTATGCCGAGGCATCAGAGCTGGTTGAAAAAATTATTCAGCCGGGAATGGGTATTGAAGATATTCTGAAAAATGCGCTGATGTCTGCAAATCCTCTTGGACGGTAG
- the ruvB gene encoding Holliday junction branch migration DNA helicase RuvB, translated as MKDRIVTSGFTESDIDIERSLRPQRLEDYIGQDRVKRQMSIFIQAAQKRNEPLDHVLLYGPPGLGKTTLANIIAQEMGTNIKTTSGPAIEKPGDLAAILTSLKEGDVLFIDEIHRLQRSVEEVLYPAMEDFVLDIIIGKGPSAKSIRLDLPKFTLVGATTRAGLLTAPLRDRFGVVQRLELYNQDELATIISRSAEILSVNLDEKGADELSVRSRGTPRIANRLLKRVRDFAEIEGKGIIDLETARTALELFEVDAKGLDEIDRIMLTTIVEKFDGGPVGIDTLAAAIGEERNTIEEVYEPYLIQLGYLARTPRGRVITSGGYRHLGLEPAVLQEQVKLDLE; from the coding sequence ATGAAAGATCGTATAGTAACGAGTGGTTTTACCGAAAGCGACATTGATATTGAGAGAAGCTTAAGGCCCCAGCGCTTGGAGGATTATATTGGACAGGACCGTGTTAAGCGCCAGATGTCTATCTTTATACAGGCAGCCCAGAAGCGGAACGAACCGCTGGACCATGTTCTCCTTTACGGACCGCCAGGACTTGGAAAAACCACTTTGGCCAATATTATTGCCCAGGAAATGGGAACGAATATAAAGACCACCTCCGGACCAGCCATTGAAAAGCCGGGAGATTTGGCCGCCATTTTAACCAGCCTTAAGGAAGGCGATGTCCTGTTTATTGATGAAATCCACAGGCTGCAACGAAGTGTGGAGGAGGTACTGTATCCGGCGATGGAGGACTTTGTTCTGGATATTATCATCGGAAAGGGACCCAGCGCAAAATCCATTCGTCTTGATCTTCCGAAATTTACGTTGGTCGGAGCCACGACACGGGCCGGCCTGCTGACAGCTCCGCTACGGGACCGCTTTGGTGTGGTTCAGCGGCTGGAGCTTTACAATCAGGATGAGCTGGCAACCATTATCAGCCGGTCTGCGGAGATATTGTCCGTCAATCTGGATGAAAAAGGCGCGGATGAACTGTCTGTGCGTTCGCGTGGAACGCCGCGTATTGCCAACCGCTTATTGAAGAGAGTGCGTGACTTCGCTGAAATCGAGGGAAAAGGTATTATTGATCTGGAAACAGCCAGAACAGCTTTAGAACTCTTTGAAGTGGACGCCAAAGGTTTAGATGAAATTGACCGGATCATGCTGACGACCATCGTTGAGAAATTTGACGGCGGACCTGTAGGGATCGACACACTGGCAGCGGCCATTGGCGAGGAGCGCAATACCATCGAAGAGGTTTACGAGCCTTATCTGATTCAGCTCGGTTATCTGGCCAGAACCCCAAGGGGACGCGTGATCACCTCAGGCGGTTACAGGCATCTGGGACTTGAGCCGGCAGTGCTGCAGGAACAGGTAAAATTGGATTTAGAATAG
- a CDS encoding VanZ family protein gives MTKDARKRFLLRVVFIFYLGFLAMVTLLPTSNIVYESSYNLLPLTNIDNYIYDIAHSGIINWEFLATKPTDAVSILYNTFTYSFRNLAGNIALFIPLGLLYPLCRKKRVSFPHILIVTVGTTALIELLQFAFLSSRSADVDDLILNFIGGMIGYLIYKWIE, from the coding sequence ATGACAAAAGATGCGCGAAAGCGTTTTTTACTAAGGGTTGTGTTTATATTTTATCTTGGTTTTCTGGCAATGGTCACGCTGCTGCCGACATCAAACATTGTGTATGAATCCAGCTACAACCTGCTTCCGCTTACCAATATTGATAATTATATTTATGATATTGCACACAGCGGGATTATAAATTGGGAATTTTTAGCCACCAAACCGACAGATGCGGTGAGTATTCTGTACAATACCTTTACCTACTCCTTTCGGAATTTGGCAGGAAATATTGCGCTTTTTATTCCTTTGGGGTTATTATACCCGCTCTGCAGAAAGAAACGGGTGAGTTTTCCCCATATATTGATTGTGACAGTCGGAACCACAGCCCTGATCGAATTGCTGCAATTTGCTTTTCTGTCAAGCCGCAGTGCGGATGTGGATGATTTGATACTTAATTTTATCGGCGGTATGATCGGTTACCTGATCTATAAATGGATTGAATGA
- the scfA gene encoding six-cysteine ranthipeptide SCIFF, protein MKHITIVKKGTLADVKNKGCGECQTSCQSACKTSCTVGNQQCKQSK, encoded by the coding sequence ATGAAACACATCACAATCGTTAAAAAAGGTACTTTAGCTGATGTTAAAAACAAAGGCTGCGGTGAATGTCAGACTTCTTGCCAGTCTGCATGCAAAACTTCCTGCACAGTAGGAAACCAGCAGTGTAAACAATCTAAATAA
- the yajC gene encoding preprotein translocase subunit YajC: MQNGLVTFLPLILLVVFFYFFIMRPQNKQKKEIQSMRDNMKPGDEILTIGGFYGIIYAIDDENIVLEMLPDFHKAMIVKSAVSKVIKREETEDDTEEETTESVSEPETIEKESQETQDYNDSPVEDAEFEDVTDENVEVGEEVDEDKK; this comes from the coding sequence ATGCAGAATGGTTTAGTGACTTTTCTTCCGCTGATTTTGCTCGTTGTTTTCTTCTATTTCTTTATTATGCGTCCGCAGAATAAGCAGAAAAAAGAAATACAGTCAATGCGGGACAACATGAAGCCAGGGGATGAAATTTTGACAATTGGTGGTTTTTATGGGATAATTTATGCGATCGATGATGAAAACATCGTCCTCGAGATGCTTCCGGATTTCCATAAGGCAATGATCGTTAAAAGCGCTGTTTCAAAGGTAATCAAACGTGAAGAGACGGAAGATGATACCGAGGAAGAAACAACTGAATCTGTATCAGAACCTGAAACCATTGAAAAAGAATCTCAGGAGACTCAGGATTACAATGACAGCCCTGTAGAGGATGCTGAATTTGAAGATGTGACAGATGAAAATGTTGAAGTTGGCGAAGAAGTCGACGAAGACAAAAAATAA
- the radA gene encoding DNA repair protein RadA yields the protein MAKLKKKFVCQNCGYSTPKWMGRCTECGEWNSFVEELDMPTEQGKKNTLERAVYTKPKRIEEIIPQKEDRFKTKNKELDRVLGGGIVPGGVILLGGDPGIGKSTILLQTTENLGSQGLKILYISGEESEQQLKMRAVRMKVKSQNIFFLSEINVPYIVDTILNEKPDLVIIDSIQTMYSPTITSAPGSVSQIRENANALMQIAKKDNISMILVGHVTKEGNIAGPRVLEHMVDTVLYFEGEKYHTYRILRGVKNRFGSTNEIGIFEMAQDGLHEVANPSEMMLSSRPKNTCGSVVVPCMEGTRPLLIELQGLVSQTSFGNPRRMATGMDYNRMVLLLAIMEKRLGLQLQNLDAYINVVGGMKIDEPALDLAVVSVLYSSFRNFEIPEDMMIIGEVGLTGEVRNIQHIEKRLKEGAKLGFKRCIMPKGNARGLENTGLELLPVDNISKALNILK from the coding sequence ATGGCAAAATTAAAAAAGAAATTTGTGTGCCAGAACTGCGGGTACAGCACGCCTAAATGGATGGGGCGCTGTACGGAATGCGGCGAATGGAACTCCTTTGTGGAGGAGCTGGATATGCCCACCGAGCAGGGAAAAAAGAATACCCTTGAACGGGCTGTGTACACAAAACCCAAGCGTATTGAAGAGATCATTCCTCAGAAAGAGGATCGTTTTAAAACGAAGAATAAAGAGCTCGACCGTGTCCTCGGCGGCGGCATTGTGCCCGGAGGCGTTATCCTTCTGGGCGGTGACCCGGGAATTGGAAAGTCGACCATTCTTCTGCAGACGACGGAAAATCTTGGAAGCCAGGGGCTTAAAATCCTGTATATTTCAGGTGAGGAATCCGAGCAGCAGCTCAAAATGCGGGCGGTCCGGATGAAGGTGAAATCCCAGAATATTTTTTTCCTGTCTGAGATTAACGTCCCCTATATCGTGGATACTATTTTGAATGAAAAGCCTGATCTTGTCATCATTGACTCGATCCAGACAATGTACAGTCCCACAATCACCTCGGCTCCCGGCAGCGTCAGTCAGATAAGGGAGAATGCCAACGCATTGATGCAGATTGCCAAAAAGGATAATATTTCAATGATTCTGGTCGGGCATGTAACCAAGGAAGGCAATATTGCCGGCCCCCGCGTTTTGGAACACATGGTTGATACGGTTCTGTATTTTGAGGGTGAAAAGTACCATACTTACCGGATACTCAGAGGAGTTAAAAACCGTTTTGGCTCAACCAACGAGATCGGCATTTTTGAAATGGCACAGGATGGTCTGCATGAGGTGGCAAATCCTTCTGAAATGATGCTGTCGAGCCGTCCGAAAAACACTTGTGGCTCTGTGGTAGTGCCTTGTATGGAGGGGACACGTCCGCTTTTAATTGAGCTTCAGGGACTTGTATCTCAGACAAGCTTTGGCAACCCAAGGCGCATGGCCACCGGAATGGACTATAATCGTATGGTGCTTCTTTTGGCCATTATGGAAAAACGGCTGGGATTACAGCTTCAGAATCTTGATGCATATATCAATGTGGTTGGGGGTATGAAAATAGATGAGCCGGCCCTTGACCTGGCCGTTGTGTCTGTGCTATACTCAAGCTTCAGGAATTTTGAAATTCCAGAGGATATGATGATTATCGGCGAGGTTGGTCTGACCGGAGAGGTCAGAAATATACAGCACATTGAAAAACGCCTTAAAGAAGGCGCAAAGCTTGGTTTTAAGCGCTGTATCATGCCAAAGGGAAATGCCCGGGGCCTGGAGAATACAGGGCTTGAGCTGCTGCCGGTCGATAACATATCAAAGGCTTTAAATATATTGAAGTAG
- the tgt gene encoding tRNA guanosine(34) transglycosylase Tgt — protein MFRYELIKEDKHTGARLGKIHTSHGVINTPIFMPVGTQATVKSMTSEDLEEMDANIILGNTYHLYLRPGQEIMEKAGGLHNFMNWDRPILTDSGGFQVFSLNDLRKITEEGVEFCSHLDGSRHFMSPEKSIDMQNTIGADIIMCFDECAPADADYEYTKKSMEMTTRWAKRCKDAHKRPDDQALFGIVQGGMYEDLRAESVRGLTEIDFPGYSIGGLSVGESKDTMYRILDATVPLLPKDKPRYLMGVGSVDALLEGVIRGVDMFDCVLQTRIARNGTAMTSQGKVVVRNATYKEDFTPLDPECDCFVCRNYTRAYLRHLVKCNEILGARLLTYHNLYFTLKLMEKVRNAIMEDNLLAFKESFFQKYGI, from the coding sequence ATGTTTAGATACGAATTAATCAAAGAAGATAAACACACCGGGGCCCGCCTTGGTAAAATCCATACCAGCCACGGTGTCATCAACACACCGATTTTTATGCCGGTTGGAACACAGGCGACGGTTAAGTCTATGACCAGTGAGGATTTGGAGGAGATGGATGCCAATATCATTCTTGGCAATACCTATCACCTTTACCTGCGGCCTGGACAGGAAATTATGGAGAAGGCAGGAGGGCTCCATAATTTTATGAACTGGGACCGTCCGATCCTTACAGACAGCGGCGGATTCCAGGTTTTTTCCTTAAATGATTTAAGAAAAATTACAGAAGAGGGTGTGGAGTTTTGTTCACATTTAGACGGCTCCCGGCATTTTATGTCTCCAGAAAAATCCATTGATATGCAGAACACGATCGGCGCTGATATCATTATGTGTTTTGATGAGTGTGCCCCGGCAGATGCGGATTATGAGTATACCAAAAAATCCATGGAAATGACTACCCGCTGGGCGAAACGCTGTAAGGACGCTCACAAGCGTCCGGATGATCAGGCGCTTTTTGGTATCGTGCAGGGCGGTATGTATGAGGACCTCCGGGCAGAAAGCGTGAGAGGGCTGACTGAAATTGATTTTCCAGGCTATTCCATCGGCGGTTTGAGCGTTGGGGAGTCCAAAGATACCATGTACCGGATTCTGGACGCGACTGTTCCGCTTTTACCAAAAGACAAGCCGCGTTATCTTATGGGAGTCGGCTCAGTGGATGCGCTTTTGGAAGGGGTAATCCGCGGTGTCGATATGTTTGACTGTGTGCTCCAGACCCGTATTGCGAGAAACGGAACAGCCATGACCAGTCAGGGAAAAGTGGTCGTACGCAACGCGACCTATAAGGAAGATTTTACGCCGTTAGACCCGGAATGTGATTGTTTCGTTTGTCGAAATTATACAAGGGCTTACTTACGTCATTTAGTAAAATGCAATGAAATTTTGGGTGCAAGGTTATTGACATATCACAATTTATACTTTACACTTAAGCTTATGGAAAAAGTTCGGAATGCTATTATGGAAGACAATCTTTTAGCATTTAAGGAGAGTTTTTTTCAAAAATATGGAATATAA
- a CDS encoding PTS transporter subunit IIC: MKKEPKYENVRDFLRKKDIEFSAQRYLIDALKYMAFGLFGTLLMGSILNQIGILFHIPFLNETLWPAAQAMTGPAIAVAVAFGLNAPPLVLFSITVAGFLGNAQGGPAGALIAAVIGAEFGKAVSGETKVDILVTPFVTMLIGSLVAVVVGPPIGAFMTALGNVIMWATEQQPIIMGVVISVVVGVVLTLPISSAALCIMLNLSGIAAGAATVGCCCQMVGFAVQSYKENGIGGLAAQGLGTSMIQVPNIIKNWRIWIPPTAASAVLGPLATTVFQMQNTPVAAGMGTCGLVGQIGTVMAMMEAGQPMVQIVLGIGLLQIILPAVVTMIFYKLCARAGWIKAGDMKLDL; the protein is encoded by the coding sequence ATGAAAAAAGAACCTAAATATGAAAATGTGCGGGATTTTCTTAGGAAAAAAGACATTGAGTTTTCCGCCCAGCGCTATTTGATCGATGCGCTGAAATACATGGCTTTTGGTTTGTTCGGCACACTGCTGATGGGCAGTATCCTGAACCAGATTGGAATATTATTTCACATTCCCTTTTTAAATGAGACTTTGTGGCCGGCGGCCCAGGCAATGACAGGGCCAGCCATTGCGGTTGCTGTCGCCTTTGGTCTCAATGCGCCGCCACTTGTCTTATTTTCCATTACTGTGGCAGGCTTTCTTGGCAACGCCCAGGGTGGGCCGGCCGGCGCTTTGATCGCTGCGGTTATTGGCGCGGAATTTGGCAAGGCTGTATCAGGGGAGACAAAGGTGGATATTTTAGTAACTCCCTTTGTGACCATGCTCATTGGCTCACTTGTCGCTGTGGTAGTTGGCCCGCCCATCGGTGCTTTTATGACAGCCCTTGGAAATGTGATTATGTGGGCGACAGAGCAGCAGCCAATCATCATGGGCGTTGTTATCTCAGTGGTCGTAGGGGTTGTGCTCACCCTGCCGATTTCCAGCGCAGCGCTGTGTATTATGCTGAACCTCTCAGGGATAGCCGCCGGAGCGGCGACTGTGGGCTGCTGCTGCCAGATGGTCGGCTTTGCGGTTCAGAGCTATAAAGAAAATGGGATCGGCGGTTTAGCGGCCCAGGGGTTGGGAACTTCCATGATCCAGGTGCCCAATATTATAAAAAACTGGCGAATATGGATACCGCCCACTGCGGCGTCAGCGGTATTAGGGCCTCTGGCAACCACTGTTTTCCAGATGCAGAATACGCCAGTCGCCGCGGGAATGGGAACCTGCGGCCTTGTCGGGCAGATTGGCACCGTTATGGCCATGATGGAGGCTGGCCAGCCGATGGTGCAGATTGTGCTTGGTATCGGCCTGCTTCAGATTATTCTGCCGGCAGTTGTGACGATGATTTTTTATAAGCTTTGCGCCAGAGCAGGCTGGATTAAAGCAGGCGATATGAAACTGGACTTATAA